A window of Rhizobium acidisoli contains these coding sequences:
- a CDS encoding transposase family protein: MLLSIPKPGDFSVVGLDTQAVTLQRYPNGEVLVKDATQFALEYANGDIWQTAQAGQELRPSTARHLLALLKPEGRMVTVGEMEDWEKDREELIHARTKQFYGNKYIDQRNFNLDYTKTEDDLAQFMRDNHEEADRLGLGKWIPSATVIRVLVYNRTRHVSLVDCMRKDPAVRARGIWPQWTYTLAHEAIDKVFRRELPSCAEAYKWFEGQFYLERDEGIGIEGKRPNPPTDRVFRTWFNEESKKANLVRLHGTRKVNKSLKGVIKPQDAVRPLQIVIIDQTLGNIWSVVKSRSESLVNRALPRGSTDQDVPSAEEEPKVLTTKRPEIVYAVDVFSRKTLALILTYQAPSIATFMACLKMVMTPKIEWMRRYPDLPDATAGHGPPETVVLDNLRVHVTDSVQLGLLAMNIAIEYAALASPEWKSIVERAIGTVKRVMAVLPGGFSIDDKRTNSSDHQKYARLDLEEIDELVTHKIITEHHMKPHGGTNEPPGRRFVCGVEKYGRGALRDLRQLDLMLRRRKIGATLTRNGVDFKGHHFHDEGLASRLLEEFSAKTKGKVGYPVSLKITILWKPGDCSSVGVMGPGGKTAVELRNTDPLFSNTPVSFEFALAAKKANAKIFELKYPPEVRAKYLREYFERLEQLLPKQTHKAGKTTARLLEGGRAIVIPPDVRRFDITIPVTNLGVSNVDIEIAYAAEEGREQPITPKRRGPKAKSKPAEPKSPAPEWEPLPSQPSYVFSSAAESEAFLDRLEAEMAATRH, translated from the coding sequence ATGCTGCTCTCCATTCCCAAACCCGGCGACTTCTCGGTCGTAGGATTGGATACGCAGGCCGTCACGCTGCAACGGTACCCCAACGGTGAAGTTCTCGTCAAAGACGCGACCCAGTTCGCGTTGGAGTACGCGAATGGTGACATTTGGCAAACCGCCCAGGCGGGCCAAGAGCTGCGGCCCTCGACGGCCCGGCACCTTCTCGCTTTGCTCAAGCCGGAAGGACGGATGGTGACCGTCGGCGAAATGGAGGACTGGGAAAAAGACCGGGAGGAGTTAATTCACGCCAGGACGAAACAGTTCTACGGAAACAAGTACATCGATCAGCGTAATTTCAACCTCGACTACACAAAAACCGAGGATGATCTCGCGCAATTTATGAGGGATAACCACGAAGAGGCCGACAGGCTCGGCCTCGGCAAATGGATTCCGTCCGCGACAGTGATCCGGGTGCTTGTCTACAATCGGACTAGGCACGTGAGCTTGGTTGACTGCATGCGCAAAGATCCCGCTGTAAGGGCAAGGGGAATCTGGCCGCAGTGGACTTATACCCTGGCGCACGAGGCCATCGATAAGGTCTTCCGACGGGAACTTCCGAGCTGCGCGGAGGCGTACAAGTGGTTCGAGGGACAATTCTACCTCGAGCGGGACGAGGGCATCGGGATCGAGGGAAAGCGGCCCAATCCACCTACGGATCGCGTGTTCCGCACTTGGTTCAACGAGGAGTCAAAGAAGGCGAACCTTGTACGACTTCATGGAACTCGCAAGGTCAACAAGAGCCTCAAGGGTGTCATCAAGCCGCAGGATGCGGTGCGTCCTCTACAGATCGTGATTATCGACCAGACGCTCGGCAACATTTGGTCTGTTGTGAAAAGTCGGTCCGAAAGCTTGGTAAACAGGGCGCTGCCGCGAGGTTCAACCGACCAGGATGTCCCGTCGGCTGAGGAGGAGCCAAAGGTCCTCACGACAAAGCGACCTGAGATCGTTTACGCGGTCGATGTCTTCAGCAGGAAAACCCTCGCCCTCATTCTTACCTACCAAGCGCCATCCATCGCCACGTTCATGGCGTGCCTGAAAATGGTGATGACGCCTAAGATCGAATGGATGAGGCGCTATCCCGATCTACCAGACGCGACAGCAGGGCATGGTCCGCCAGAAACAGTTGTTCTGGACAACCTGAGAGTTCACGTCACTGACAGCGTCCAGCTTGGTTTGCTGGCGATGAACATCGCAATCGAGTACGCCGCGCTGGCGTCGCCTGAGTGGAAATCGATAGTTGAACGCGCAATTGGAACGGTAAAGAGGGTGATGGCCGTCCTGCCGGGTGGCTTTTCAATAGACGACAAACGGACAAACTCGTCTGACCATCAGAAATACGCTCGGCTCGATCTGGAAGAGATCGATGAACTCGTGACGCACAAGATCATCACCGAACATCATATGAAACCCCACGGTGGTACAAACGAGCCGCCTGGTCGGCGGTTTGTCTGTGGCGTGGAAAAATACGGACGAGGCGCGCTCAGGGACCTGCGCCAACTAGACCTCATGCTCCGTCGTCGAAAGATCGGAGCAACGCTGACCAGGAATGGGGTCGACTTCAAAGGGCATCACTTCCATGACGAGGGTCTCGCAAGTCGGCTCCTTGAAGAATTCTCGGCCAAGACGAAAGGTAAGGTTGGTTATCCAGTCAGCTTGAAGATCACAATTTTATGGAAGCCTGGCGATTGCAGTTCAGTCGGCGTGATGGGTCCTGGCGGAAAAACGGCGGTCGAATTGCGAAATACGGATCCGCTTTTTTCGAATACTCCGGTTTCGTTCGAGTTCGCTCTGGCTGCGAAGAAGGCCAACGCGAAGATATTCGAGCTGAAATACCCGCCTGAAGTCCGGGCGAAATATCTGAGGGAATACTTTGAGCGGCTCGAGCAGTTGTTGCCCAAACAGACCCATAAGGCGGGGAAAACGACAGCAAGGTTGCTGGAAGGCGGTAGGGCGATCGTAATCCCGCCGGATGTGCGCCGATTTGATATCACTATTCCCGTCACCAACCTGGGTGTTTCGAACGTCGACATCGAGATTGCCTACGCGGCTGAGGAGGGACGTGAACAACCGATCACGCCTAAGAGGAGGGGCCCGAAGGCGAAATCCAAGCCCGCAGAACCAAAGTCTCCAGCTCCGGAATGGGAGCCTCTGCCCTCGCAGCCGTCTTATGTGTTTTCGTCGGCAGCGGAAAGCGAGGCTTTCCTCGACCGTCTCGAAGCTGAGATGGCCGCGACACGTCATTGA
- a CDS encoding TniB family NTP-binding protein encodes MKPLPDISNEFRQMRIPLPKVDEAHRAINRLVDSRLAALNDNRPTRAEAGCVTIFAPSHAGKTTIMSWYVEKFLGGNYNVKETKVAVITLNGESSQSAFLPQVLKGLGDPLPFLGKPPQMLDRLHGLIAKHPIHLIMFDESNNLRMRNANDKDATRTHNTLRGFAKHNGCPIVVLGTNEAKARIGSDGQICSIDFPVLLTPLQLNNPKDAAVLVRYCSELGIKLKEHGLFERRSNFVVGNTLACLVETAGGLPGRISRVVERAAYLARDEGANCVDVRHLEAATDLYAIPHGFVTLNPFTRDREARERAKTKRARRSA; translated from the coding sequence ATGAAACCACTGCCGGATATCTCCAACGAATTCCGTCAAATGCGTATACCTCTTCCCAAAGTTGACGAAGCGCATCGAGCGATCAATCGTCTTGTAGACAGTCGCTTGGCGGCCCTCAACGACAATCGTCCGACACGCGCAGAGGCGGGGTGCGTTACGATTTTCGCCCCGTCACACGCTGGGAAAACCACCATCATGAGCTGGTACGTGGAGAAGTTTCTTGGCGGCAATTACAACGTGAAAGAAACCAAAGTCGCCGTCATAACTCTAAACGGCGAGTCGTCTCAAAGTGCGTTTTTGCCTCAAGTTCTCAAAGGACTGGGCGATCCGTTGCCGTTTTTGGGTAAGCCCCCTCAAATGTTGGATCGGCTCCACGGTCTAATAGCGAAACATCCCATTCACCTAATAATGTTCGACGAGTCCAATAACCTGAGAATGCGAAACGCAAACGATAAAGACGCGACGAGAACACACAATACTCTGCGAGGTTTCGCAAAACACAACGGTTGCCCAATTGTAGTCCTCGGCACGAACGAGGCTAAGGCGAGGATTGGTAGCGACGGGCAGATTTGCAGTATAGACTTTCCTGTCCTGCTCACTCCCCTGCAGCTCAACAACCCCAAGGATGCTGCCGTTCTGGTCAGATATTGTTCGGAGCTTGGCATAAAGCTGAAGGAACACGGCCTGTTTGAGCGCCGCAGCAATTTCGTCGTGGGCAATACTCTTGCGTGCTTGGTGGAGACAGCTGGCGGCCTTCCTGGACGAATTTCGCGCGTTGTGGAGCGCGCGGCATATCTAGCGCGCGACGAAGGAGCTAATTGTGTCGACGTAAGACATCTGGAGGCTGCCACCGACCTCTATGCCATCCCCCACGGCTTCGTAACATTGAACCCGTTCACCAGAGATCGGGAGGCAAGGGAGCGCGCAAAAACCAAGAGGGCGCGACGAAGTGCCTGA